In one Fimbriimonadia bacterium genomic region, the following are encoded:
- a CDS encoding prepilin-type N-terminal cleavage/methylation domain-containing protein, with amino-acid sequence MTLRRGFTLIELLVVIAIIAILAAILFPVFASARKAVKTTKTLSNLKQVATSVLMYADDVDQRTPQPWYGEWFAGWPDVNWTFVTWSVAVYRYVKSGEVMNDAAQLPPAYFHPPGSKDASGRDRFNWFGWATMAANERGLFGWWEWNGGWIFHPSRKLAAQERLVERSMLLTTRDPRDHMWGSFIYVNFEAARPMTDPNADQNTYYWRNNVWAAQRYHRERLCVAYADSHSKTISGGSNVYLGPNTTYNDWANWDPDKKAFWGDDVSKSR; translated from the coding sequence ATGACGTTGCGTCGTGGGTTCACTCTCATAGAGCTCTTGGTGGTCATCGCCATCATTGCGATCCTGGCCGCCATCCTCTTTCCTGTTTTTGCCTCGGCACGAAAAGCCGTCAAGACCACCAAGACCCTCTCGAACCTGAAGCAAGTCGCCACCTCTGTGCTCATGTACGCAGACGACGTAGACCAGCGCACTCCTCAGCCGTGGTACGGCGAATGGTTTGCCGGCTGGCCGGACGTGAACTGGACCTTCGTCACCTGGAGTGTCGCGGTGTACCGCTACGTGAAAAGCGGGGAGGTGATGAACGACGCAGCGCAGCTTCCACCCGCCTACTTCCATCCACCTGGTTCGAAGGACGCGTCTGGCAGGGACCGGTTCAACTGGTTTGGCTGGGCCACGATGGCCGCAAATGAGCGGGGCCTCTTCGGTTGGTGGGAGTGGAACGGCGGGTGGATCTTCCACCCGAGCAGGAAGCTCGCGGCACAGGAGCGTCTGGTGGAGCGTTCCATGCTCTTGACCACCCGCGACCCTCGCGACCATATGTGGGGCAGTTTCATCTACGTCAACTTCGAAGCCGCCCGACCGATGACGGACCCCAACGCCGACCAGAACACCTACTACTGGCGCAACAACGTGTGGGCGGCGCAGCGGTACCATCGAGAGCGACTCTGTGTCGCGTATGCGGACAGCCACTCTAAAACCATCTCCGGGGGATCGAACGTGTACCTCGGGCCGAACACTACCTACAACGACTGGGCCAACTGGGATCCAGACAAGAAGGCGTTCTGGGGCGACGATGTCAGCAAGAGCCGATAG
- the der gene encoding ribosome biogenesis GTPase Der codes for MSEPVARLPTVVIAGRPNVGKSTLFNRIVGRRIAVVEDTPGITRDRLYAEADWRGRRFTVVDTGGLTTEPEVLWEQIRLQATIALQEADVVLFLVDACDGLCPADRELADELRPLKVPVLLVVNKADNPRREEYADEFYALGFGEPRPISSLHGRGVADLLDEVVDLLPTPEPVPEEPEPISLAILGRPNVGKSSLLNAILGQPRAIVSDIPGTTRDAVDTPFAWRGEPLTLVDTAGLRRPGKVQGSVEYYMALRATRAAERADICVVVIDASEGFTDGDKRVGSIAYEAKKALVWVANKWDEVEPPDGRPTKRSQAKRDFARTVQRDAPEQAFAPICFTSATRGTGIEALMDTCIEAYENYSFRITTGVLNRIIHDATFERPLTVKGRALKAYYATMTRTRPPTIAVFVNDPKLVHFSYRRYLHNRLRKEYPLEGSPLVLDFRASHQRKP; via the coding sequence ATGAGCGAGCCCGTCGCACGACTTCCCACCGTAGTGATCGCAGGCCGGCCCAACGTCGGCAAGTCCACGCTGTTCAATCGGATCGTCGGGCGACGCATCGCCGTGGTCGAGGATACGCCCGGGATCACCCGCGATCGTCTCTACGCAGAAGCAGACTGGCGAGGGCGACGGTTCACGGTGGTGGATACGGGTGGCCTCACCACCGAGCCCGAAGTGCTGTGGGAGCAGATACGACTTCAGGCCACGATAGCACTTCAAGAAGCCGACGTCGTGCTATTCCTAGTGGACGCCTGCGACGGCTTATGCCCCGCCGATAGGGAACTGGCCGACGAGCTGCGGCCCCTGAAGGTGCCGGTCCTGCTCGTGGTCAACAAGGCCGACAACCCAAGGCGCGAAGAATACGCAGACGAGTTCTACGCGTTGGGGTTTGGGGAACCACGCCCCATCTCTTCGCTGCACGGGCGCGGTGTTGCCGACCTGCTTGACGAAGTCGTGGACCTGCTGCCCACCCCCGAGCCCGTGCCGGAAGAACCAGAGCCGATCTCGTTGGCAATCCTCGGGCGTCCCAACGTGGGGAAGAGCTCTTTGCTGAATGCCATCCTCGGACAACCGCGCGCCATCGTCAGCGATATCCCCGGAACTACTCGGGATGCCGTAGACACTCCCTTTGCCTGGAGGGGCGAGCCGCTGACACTGGTGGATACCGCCGGACTGCGCAGGCCCGGAAAGGTTCAGGGCTCCGTGGAGTATTACATGGCTCTCCGCGCCACGCGGGCGGCCGAGCGGGCGGACATCTGCGTGGTCGTGATCGATGCCTCAGAAGGCTTCACCGACGGCGACAAGCGCGTCGGCTCGATTGCCTACGAAGCCAAGAAGGCCCTGGTTTGGGTAGCGAACAAGTGGGACGAAGTCGAACCACCCGACGGGCGGCCGACGAAGAGATCGCAGGCCAAACGCGATTTCGCTCGCACCGTTCAGCGGGATGCTCCGGAGCAGGCGTTCGCTCCCATCTGCTTCACCAGCGCGACCCGGGGAACGGGCATCGAAGCGCTGATGGACACCTGCATCGAGGCTTATGAGAACTACAGCTTCCGCATCACTACCGGGGTGTTGAACCGCATCATCCACGACGCCACCTTCGAGAGACCCCTGACCGTCAAAGGCCGCGCGCTCAAGGCCTACTACGCCACCATGACTCGCACACGCCCGCCGACGATTGCGGTCTTCGTCAACGACCCCAAGCTGGTCCACTTCTCCTATCGTCGCTACCTGCACAACCGGCTCCGCAAGGAGTATCCACTCGAAGGCTCTCCCCTGGTGCTGGACTTTCGCGCTTCCCACCAACGTAAGCCGTAA
- the pruA gene encoding L-glutamate gamma-semialdehyde dehydrogenase, with the protein MVLPYRPEPYVDFSQPEPVAKMREALALVAEQLGRDYPNWIGGREVRTEDQMVSINPGNTEQVIGRFPKVDAKLADEAVRAAAASFEHWSRFPYDARAKILFRVAAIMRRRIYELCAWMVYEVSKSYAEAYAEVAEAIDFAEWYGREMLRIGGSQPTVPFPGEDNELRYIPLGVGVVIPPWNFPLAICSGMTDAAIVTGNTVVLKPASTSPVIAYKYLEILHEAGLPKDVVNFVTGPGGLMGDTLTSHPLTRFIAFTGSAEVGLHINQLAATPNPECKWIKRTILEMGGKDFVAVDDSADLDLASTEAVTSAFGFQGQKCSAGSRLIVHQAVYDALVPMVVEKARKLSVGNPSEGNIIGAVIDKNAYNRIWEYIEVGKGEGKLLLGGEKLDLPGYYIPPTIFGDVPENARIAQEEIFGPVLSIIKARDFDHIIEIANGTNYGLTGALISKNREHLERGRHELHCGNLYLNRKCTGALVGVQPFGGFNMSGTDSKAGGSDYLLLFTQAKSITERF; encoded by the coding sequence ATGGTACTTCCCTATCGGCCTGAGCCATATGTAGACTTCTCGCAACCCGAGCCCGTGGCCAAGATGCGCGAGGCTCTCGCCCTGGTTGCGGAGCAACTCGGCAGGGACTACCCCAACTGGATTGGCGGGCGAGAAGTCCGCACCGAAGACCAGATGGTGTCCATCAATCCGGGCAACACCGAGCAGGTGATTGGTCGGTTTCCGAAGGTCGATGCCAAGCTTGCGGACGAAGCGGTACGCGCGGCGGCTGCGAGCTTCGAGCACTGGAGCCGCTTCCCATACGATGCCAGGGCGAAGATCCTGTTCCGGGTCGCCGCAATTATGCGACGACGCATCTACGAGCTGTGTGCGTGGATGGTATACGAGGTTAGCAAGTCGTATGCCGAGGCGTACGCCGAGGTTGCCGAAGCGATCGACTTTGCCGAGTGGTACGGAAGGGAGATGCTGCGAATCGGCGGGTCACAGCCCACAGTGCCATTTCCTGGAGAAGACAACGAGCTGCGGTACATTCCGCTCGGGGTAGGCGTGGTGATTCCACCCTGGAACTTCCCGCTGGCGATCTGCTCCGGCATGACGGACGCTGCGATCGTCACCGGCAACACCGTCGTGCTCAAACCAGCCAGCACCTCGCCGGTCATCGCGTACAAGTACCTCGAGATCCTGCACGAGGCTGGCCTGCCGAAAGACGTGGTGAACTTCGTGACCGGACCCGGCGGGCTGATGGGCGACACGCTGACGTCACATCCGTTGACGCGGTTCATCGCCTTCACAGGGTCGGCCGAGGTGGGCCTCCACATTAACCAGCTCGCTGCAACGCCCAACCCCGAGTGCAAGTGGATCAAGCGCACGATCCTGGAGATGGGCGGCAAGGACTTCGTGGCGGTGGACGACAGTGCCGACCTCGATCTCGCTTCGACCGAAGCCGTCACGTCGGCATTCGGCTTCCAAGGCCAGAAGTGTTCGGCGGGTTCGCGCTTGATCGTGCACCAGGCAGTCTACGACGCGCTGGTGCCGATGGTGGTGGAGAAGGCTCGGAAGCTGTCCGTCGGCAACCCATCCGAGGGGAACATCATTGGCGCGGTGATAGACAAGAACGCATACAACCGCATTTGGGAGTATATCGAGGTTGGCAAGGGCGAGGGCAAGCTGTTGCTGGGAGGCGAGAAGCTGGACCTGCCTGGGTACTACATTCCGCCGACGATTTTCGGCGATGTACCGGAGAACGCGCGGATCGCACAAGAGGAGATCTTCGGCCCGGTGCTGAGCATCATCAAGGCGCGGGATTTCGACCATATCATCGAGATCGCTAACGGGACCAACTACGGCCTAACGGGCGCGCTGATATCCAAGAATCGCGAGCACCTAGAGCGAGGTCGGCACGAGTTGCACTGCGGCAACCTGTATCTCAACAGGAAGTGCACCGGCGCACTCGTCGGTGTGCAGCCGTTCGGTGGCTTCAACATGTCGGGAACCGATTCGAAGGCCGGCGGCTCGGACTACCTGCTGTTGTTCACGCAGGCAAAGTCCATTACTGAGCGGTTCTGA